A portion of the Bulleidia sp. zg-1006 genome contains these proteins:
- a CDS encoding deoxynucleoside kinase, whose product MMIVLAGMIGVGKTTYAQKLAESLGTTLFEEPVEDNPILPLYYRDLKRYAFALQIFFLNKRFKLIKEAFYEDNNVLDRSIYEDGLFTFINYERGNITKEEYELYCDLVDNMMEELDSLPKKAPDLLVYLSAKPAYIFENIRKRGRDYEQPTKENGLEDYYKDLISHYEDWYKAYNKSAKIAIEVDQYDILENEKDWQEVLNTITNHLPTTK is encoded by the coding sequence ATGATGATTGTATTAGCTGGAATGATTGGTGTAGGTAAGACAACTTACGCCCAAAAATTAGCTGAAAGTTTAGGGACGACTTTATTTGAAGAACCGGTGGAAGATAACCCAATATTGCCTCTATATTATCGGGATTTAAAACGCTACGCTTTTGCGCTACAAATCTTTTTCTTAAATAAGCGCTTTAAATTGATTAAGGAAGCCTTTTATGAAGATAATAATGTCTTAGACCGTAGTATCTATGAAGATGGCTTGTTTACCTTTATCAATTATGAAAGAGGAAATATCACCAAAGAAGAATATGAACTTTATTGCGATTTAGTGGACAATATGATGGAAGAATTGGATAGTCTACCAAAGAAAGCTCCAGATTTATTGGTGTATCTAAGTGCAAAACCAGCATATATCTTTGAAAATATTCGTAAAAGAGGTAGGGATTATGAACAACCAACCAAAGAAAATGGCTTAGAAGATTACTACAAAGACTTAATTTCCCATTACGAAGATTGGTATAAAGCTTACAATAAATCCGCTAAGATAGCGATTGAAGTGGATCAATACGATATTTTAGAAAATGAAAAAGATTGGCAAGAAGTTTTGAATACTATTACCAATCACTTGCCAACGACGAAATAA
- a CDS encoding C69 family dipeptidase — protein sequence MKKKFLKLGSFALAILLAFPSALTANACTGVIVGGDLTKDGTTIFGRTEDLEVDHNKAYKVHKAGTYKKGSTKIDCGTDCQAGYKHTFSHDSYQYTSVSDTTPEYGEFDEAGYNEKGVIADMTVSASANDKILSVDNYVDNGITEALITTVTLAEADSAKDGIQRMADIVAKYGAAEGNAFVIADKDELWYMEVYSGHQFLAMKYPRDKYSVFPNTFWINKVKLEKGEEKENYITDKTGNYIYSKGLFSTAEKAGTFVGDKEKNIIDAAKSYGPSEYSNGNRYRVYSGIKALNPKSMVKENDKVYDFLQSADKKSIDLRDVMALTRNRLENIGKVANDQKGAYYPIGNRNTMESHIFQVDHNKNDVLRSVMWLALGSPRFSPYIPYHPNQTEGLAQASAEYNEFNENSIYWLATDAMHMAETDLSHFSKIADAEIKAVEQFLLELTDLTPKSAEQATKENISDAKDGLVAVQRIHAEIKAEYEKYLSTKETTSTTYNKRTGAVVQVKAPAGTAKVRVDGHLNKKGDVVTLTDYYGNPVKDLKKPVEVKATSRQFQDGKEYEINDGTSKQVVKVINHSLTYTTKTSKATIKVHKKENPKPEEPKYEVVVRKIDSKLENHKSEEYEAYDISFVSADGKVAKDGKMRKAHLKLEKFNAKDVYILHRKQDNSLEEVKTIHSTKGKEIVFEHNDFSPYYFVKKTTQVTPKPSDKKKASQSAETADKSKVFEFGVVGLAAMTLLAYALKERYSTSH from the coding sequence ATGAAAAAGAAATTTCTTAAATTGGGATCTTTTGCGCTCGCCATTTTGTTAGCATTCCCTTCGGCTTTAACTGCTAACGCATGTACAGGTGTGATTGTTGGCGGCGACTTAACAAAAGATGGTACGACAATCTTTGGTCGTACAGAAGACTTAGAGGTGGATCATAATAAAGCCTATAAGGTACATAAAGCTGGCACTTACAAGAAAGGTAGCACTAAGATTGATTGTGGCACCGATTGTCAAGCTGGTTACAAGCATACATTCTCGCATGATTCGTATCAGTATACATCTGTAAGTGATACCACACCTGAATATGGTGAATTCGATGAAGCAGGTTATAACGAAAAAGGGGTTATTGCTGATATGACAGTATCAGCAAGTGCCAATGATAAGATTTTAAGTGTTGATAATTATGTCGATAATGGTATTACTGAAGCTTTGATTACGACTGTTACTTTAGCGGAAGCGGATAGTGCTAAAGATGGTATTCAACGTATGGCTGACATTGTTGCCAAATATGGTGCCGCTGAAGGCAATGCCTTTGTTATTGCGGACAAAGATGAACTTTGGTACATGGAAGTTTATTCCGGTCATCAATTTTTGGCTATGAAGTATCCTCGTGATAAGTATTCGGTATTCCCTAATACTTTCTGGATTAATAAAGTTAAGCTTGAAAAGGGGGAAGAAAAAGAAAATTATATTACCGATAAGACGGGTAACTATATTTATTCAAAAGGTTTGTTTAGTACAGCTGAAAAGGCCGGTACATTCGTTGGTGATAAAGAAAAGAATATCATTGATGCGGCCAAGTCTTATGGACCAAGCGAATATTCTAATGGAAATCGTTATCGTGTTTACTCCGGTATCAAAGCATTAAATCCTAAATCAATGGTAAAAGAAAATGATAAGGTTTATGATTTCTTACAATCAGCTGATAAGAAGTCCATTGATTTAAGGGATGTTATGGCTTTAACGAGAAATCGTTTGGAAAACATTGGTAAAGTAGCGAATGATCAAAAGGGTGCTTACTATCCAATTGGTAACCGTAACACGATGGAAAGTCATATTTTCCAAGTGGATCACAATAAGAATGATGTTCTTCGTTCGGTCATGTGGTTAGCTTTAGGTAGCCCTCGTTTTTCTCCATATATTCCTTATCATCCAAATCAAACAGAGGGTCTTGCCCAAGCTAGTGCTGAATACAATGAATTCAATGAAAATTCTATTTATTGGTTAGCAACGGATGCTATGCATATGGCTGAAACAGACTTAAGCCATTTCTCTAAGATTGCTGATGCGGAAATTAAAGCTGTTGAACAATTCTTATTAGAATTGACAGATTTAACCCCTAAATCAGCTGAACAGGCAACGAAGGAAAATATAAGTGATGCTAAAGACGGCTTAGTTGCTGTACAAAGAATTCATGCTGAGATTAAAGCTGAATATGAAAAATACTTAAGCACAAAAGAAACCACTAGTACAACTTACAATAAGCGTACAGGTGCTGTGGTTCAAGTAAAAGCTCCAGCCGGTACAGCGAAGGTTCGTGTGGATGGTCATCTTAATAAGAAGGGTGATGTAGTAACATTAACAGATTATTATGGAAATCCAGTTAAGGATTTAAAGAAGCCGGTTGAAGTAAAAGCAACTTCAAGACAATTCCAAGATGGCAAAGAATATGAAATCAATGACGGCACTAGCAAACAAGTTGTAAAGGTCATTAACCATAGCTTGACTTATACAACAAAGACTTCTAAGGCAACGATTAAGGTTCATAAAAAAGAAAATCCAAAACCGGAAGAACCTAAGTATGAGGTGGTTGTTAGGAAGATTGATTCGAAGTTAGAAAACCATAAGTCTGAAGAATATGAAGCTTATGATATTTCTTTCGTTAGTGCAGATGGTAAAGTAGCGAAAGATGGTAAGATGAGAAAGGCTCATTTGAAACTTGAAAAATTTAATGCGAAAGATGTGTATATTCTTCACCGTAAACAAGACAATAGTCTTGAAGAAGTGAAGACCATCCATTCAACGAAGGGAAAAGAAATTGTATTTGAACACAATGATTTCTCACCATATTATTTCGTTAAGAAAACAACGCAGGTAACACCTAAACCAAGTGATAAGAAGAAGGCTTCTCAATCAGCTGAAACAGCGGATAAGAGTAAAGTATTTGAATTTGGTGTTGTTGGTTTAGCTGCCATGACTTTATTAGCTTACGCACTAAAAGAACGTTATAGTACTTCTCACTAA
- a CDS encoding peptidoglycan bridge formation glycyltransferase FemA/FemB family protein yields MSYQFCSDINKQEFDDFVHRSSQNNLFQESSWADVKNNWIPFFTGIYEDGKLVGTGLVLMRHLFGSYQLFYLPRGPILDVHNEKQVTFYFQELKKFAKTKKAIAIRFDPYLISRSYPYEQREQKPERQLEDYIALLKKLGIQHKGYTTLMEETTQPRFNACKHMSENYFEKLNYKTRKCIRQAQEKGVEIHEGLQFSQELAQSMHYTEKRKQIALRNEEYFRHMLEVYGYRSISMIATIHFPRQITRLEQKENDLKNKLAEKGLSLKQKNNLQTELDKTQRTISSLRERFQQEGKDEVVICGLLGAYNQGVMELFYMGNHPDYLKYYASYALYNAALQHCLVLKIPYCSFGGIEGSLDDGLTIFKSNWGMEVEELIGEFNLVLNPVLYYAFDHLYPKLRQWVAKRRGQVK; encoded by the coding sequence ATGTCTTATCAGTTTTGTAGTGATATTAATAAACAAGAGTTTGATGACTTTGTGCATCGTTCTTCACAAAATAATTTATTTCAGGAAAGTAGTTGGGCGGATGTTAAAAATAACTGGATTCCTTTTTTTACAGGGATTTATGAAGATGGTAAATTAGTTGGAACGGGCTTAGTTTTGATGCGTCATTTATTTGGATCTTATCAATTATTTTATTTACCTAGAGGTCCTATTCTGGATGTTCATAATGAAAAACAAGTGACTTTCTATTTTCAAGAATTAAAGAAATTTGCGAAAACTAAAAAAGCCATCGCTATCCGTTTTGATCCATATTTGATTTCAAGGTCTTATCCTTATGAACAAAGAGAACAAAAACCGGAAAGACAACTGGAAGACTATATTGCTCTACTAAAGAAGTTAGGCATTCAACATAAAGGCTATACTACTCTTATGGAAGAAACCACGCAACCTCGGTTTAATGCTTGCAAGCACATGAGTGAAAATTATTTCGAAAAACTCAATTACAAAACAAGAAAATGCATCCGCCAAGCTCAAGAAAAAGGGGTTGAAATTCATGAAGGTCTTCAATTCAGCCAAGAATTAGCTCAAAGTATGCATTACACGGAAAAACGCAAACAAATTGCCTTACGAAATGAAGAGTATTTTAGGCATATGCTGGAGGTATATGGGTATCGTTCTATCAGCATGATTGCGACGATTCATTTCCCTCGCCAGATTACTCGTTTAGAACAGAAAGAAAACGATTTGAAAAATAAGCTGGCAGAAAAAGGTCTAAGTCTTAAGCAAAAAAACAACTTGCAAACGGAATTGGATAAGACACAAAGAACGATTTCTTCTTTACGAGAAAGATTTCAGCAAGAAGGAAAAGATGAAGTAGTCATCTGTGGTTTATTAGGAGCTTATAATCAAGGTGTGATGGAATTGTTTTACATGGGTAATCATCCGGATTATCTAAAGTATTACGCTTCCTATGCCTTATATAACGCCGCTTTACAGCATTGTCTGGTTTTAAAGATTCCGTATTGCTCCTTTGGTGGTATTGAGGGAAGTTTAGACGATGGCTTAACTATATTTAAATCCAATTGGGGCATGGAAGTGGAAGAATTGATTGGGGAGTTTAATTTGGTTTTAAACCCAGTTCTTTACTATGCTTTTGATCATCTTTATCCAAAATTAAGACAATGGGTAGCGAAAAGAAGAGGGCAAGTCAAATGA
- the rpmI gene encoding 50S ribosomal protein L35, whose amino-acid sequence MKAKARKPKKIKMKTKKTFAKRSKVTGSGKISVQHNYVSHFAANKTHKQKKHLSKDTTVSASDVKRVSQLLQG is encoded by the coding sequence ATGAAAGCAAAAGCAAGAAAACCAAAGAAAATCAAAATGAAAACCAAAAAGACTTTCGCTAAGCGTTCGAAAGTAACTGGTTCTGGTAAGATTTCTGTTCAACACAATTACGTTAGTCACTTTGCGGCTAATAAGACGCATAAACAAAAGAAACATTTATCGAAGGATACCACTGTTTCAGCATCAGATGTTAAGCGCGTATCGCAATTATTACAAGGTTAA
- the gltX gene encoding glutamate--tRNA ligase, producing MRRTRFAPSPTGYMHIGNLRTALYTYLIAKKDPEGVFILRIEDTDQGRLVEKATDIIYQTLEQCHLEYDEGPDKEGNFGPYVQSERMRSGIYQKYAKELIQRGGAHYCFCDEEMINTQKELQTARGESFKYDDPCKLLSTEECEKRIENGEAYVIRQTIPTTGTTSFDDEVFGHITVENETLDESILLKSDGFPTYNFANIIDDHTMNITHVVRGMEYLSSTPKYNLIYQAFDWHIPSYVHCPPVMKDEKTKLSKRNGDASFQDLMEKGYLPEAVLNYIALLGWAPETDQEIYTLDELVEAFNVKHIGTSGAIFDINKLTWVNAQWLRNMDLDQYSQLIEPYIAQSVKGNFDFHKIAKILQNRAETLVQIPEMVDFFDQFPTYENDLYTNKKMKTNPEIALISLKAALPVLEAQKDWNEQTLHDKLMELPAQLEMKNGQVLFPLRLAISGKQFTPGGAIEIADILGKEETLRRLRLSIAQLEN from the coding sequence AACAAGATTTGCGCCTAGTCCAACTGGCTATATGCATATTGGTAACTTAAGAACGGCGTTATATACCTACTTAATTGCTAAAAAAGATCCGGAGGGTGTCTTTATTCTTCGTATTGAAGATACAGACCAAGGTCGTTTAGTGGAAAAAGCGACGGACATCATTTACCAAACCCTTGAACAATGTCACTTGGAATACGATGAAGGACCAGATAAAGAAGGAAACTTTGGTCCTTATGTTCAGTCAGAAAGAATGCGTTCTGGAATTTACCAAAAATATGCGAAAGAATTAATCCAACGTGGTGGAGCACATTATTGTTTCTGCGATGAAGAGATGATCAATACGCAAAAGGAGCTCCAAACAGCCCGTGGTGAAAGCTTTAAATACGATGATCCATGTAAATTATTATCCACAGAGGAATGTGAAAAGAGAATTGAAAATGGGGAGGCTTATGTGATTCGCCAAACCATTCCGACAACAGGTACAACTTCTTTTGATGATGAAGTCTTTGGTCATATTACTGTGGAGAATGAAACCTTAGATGAATCTATTTTATTAAAGTCCGATGGTTTCCCTACCTATAATTTTGCGAATATCATTGATGATCATACAATGAACATTACCCACGTGGTGCGTGGTATGGAATACTTAAGCTCAACTCCAAAATACAACCTCATCTACCAAGCCTTTGATTGGCATATTCCAAGCTATGTGCATTGTCCACCTGTTATGAAGGATGAAAAAACAAAGTTATCCAAACGCAATGGTGATGCCTCTTTCCAAGACTTAATGGAAAAAGGCTATTTACCAGAAGCAGTCTTAAATTACATTGCCTTGTTAGGTTGGGCTCCTGAAACGGATCAAGAGATTTATACATTAGACGAATTAGTAGAAGCCTTTAATGTAAAACATATTGGTACATCTGGGGCTATCTTTGATATCAATAAATTAACTTGGGTAAATGCACAATGGTTAAGAAATATGGATTTGGATCAATATAGCCAACTCATAGAACCATATATTGCACAAAGTGTTAAAGGAAACTTTGATTTCCATAAGATTGCTAAGATTTTACAAAACCGTGCAGAAACACTAGTTCAAATTCCTGAAATGGTGGATTTCTTTGACCAATTCCCTACTTATGAAAATGATTTATATACCAATAAAAAGATGAAAACCAATCCGGAAATAGCTCTTATTTCCTTAAAGGCCGCTTTACCAGTCTTAGAGGCTCAAAAGGATTGGAATGAACAAACTCTTCATGATAAACTCATGGAATTACCAGCTCAATTAGAAATGAAAAATGGGCAAGTTCTCTTCCCTCTTCGTTTGGCTATCTCCGGTAAACAATTTACACCAGGCGGTGCCATTGAGATTGCCGACATCTTAGGCAAAGAGGAAACGCTAAGAAGATTGCGTTTATCCATTGCTCAATTAGAAAACTAA
- the infC gene encoding translation initiation factor IF-3, with protein sequence MGKIKNNKNRRPEVNDIVNEDIKDKELLVIGQHGEQMGVLSRRDALQVAYDQDLDLLLVSANANPPVARILDYGRYHFEDLKKKREAKRNQSVTEVKPLRLSPVIDQHDFETKLKKSREWLEDGLKVRIDMRFRGRMITRQEIGREVIERFTQQISDIADVSKPAKLEGNTLSVVYSPKNKKGK encoded by the coding sequence TTGGGAAAAATCAAGAATAACAAAAATAGAAGACCGGAAGTCAATGATATTGTAAATGAAGATATCAAAGATAAAGAACTTTTGGTCATTGGACAGCATGGAGAACAAATGGGAGTTCTATCAAGAAGGGACGCTTTGCAAGTGGCGTATGATCAAGATTTGGACTTGTTGCTAGTATCGGCTAATGCGAATCCACCTGTTGCCCGAATCTTAGATTATGGTCGTTACCATTTTGAAGATTTAAAGAAGAAGCGTGAGGCCAAACGAAATCAATCAGTTACGGAGGTGAAGCCTTTGCGCCTATCACCGGTTATTGATCAACACGACTTTGAAACGAAATTAAAGAAATCTCGTGAATGGTTGGAGGATGGACTGAAGGTGCGTATTGATATGCGTTTTCGTGGTCGTATGATTACACGCCAAGAAATTGGTCGGGAAGTTATTGAACGATTTACACAGCAAATTTCTGACATTGCGGATGTATCAAAACCAGCTAAATTAGAGGGTAATACATTATCCGTTGTGTATTCGCCTAAAAATAAAAAGGGCAAGTAA
- the rplT gene encoding 50S ribosomal protein L20, which produces MRVKGSTPTRNRRKKVLKLAKGYFGSKHALYRTANEQVMRSLRYAYNHRKQIKREMRKLWIARINAAVRPFDLSYSKFMHGLKLANISINRKMLSEIAIHDEAGFTKLVEAAKKAL; this is translated from the coding sequence ATGAGAGTAAAAGGATCAACACCAACAAGAAATAGAAGAAAGAAAGTCTTAAAGTTAGCCAAAGGTTACTTTGGTAGTAAACATGCGCTTTATAGAACAGCTAATGAACAAGTCATGCGTTCATTGCGCTATGCTTATAACCATCGTAAACAAATTAAACGTGAAATGCGTAAATTATGGATTGCTCGTATCAATGCGGCTGTTCGTCCATTTGATTTATCATATTCTAAGTTTATGCACGGCTTAAAGCTTGCCAATATTTCGATTAACAGAAAGATGTTATCAGAAATTGCCATTCATGATGAAGCTGGTTTTACTAAGTTAGTTGAAGCGGCTAAGAAGGCTTTATAA
- a CDS encoding peptidoglycan bridge formation glycyltransferase FemA/FemB family protein — MKFLESLDRKIFDEFAIHSNLNHYSKTSNFIDLAKLNGYTDGDLLAVSDNQGNILATAVMVHKKYKALPIQYSYCQYGFNVDLEKKDVLYFLLEHLKEFAKKKGSCFLRIDPNVCRLEHEKDGRLKEGGFNQEWFTQFLIEQGFHHLGYNYGYAGNWMSRFTYVKDLDMEWKACLKSIKRQANYTAKNAERLVEVRKGSKQDLWILVQAQQELAKKLGFLPKKEVYFERFWDIYEEYARFYVVKTNYHQAKLSLETQLQEARQHILEIKDLHKVEIENKHIQALENEIQEIVEAGLDINQDVYLGAKFIIQQAEKVWNVYMYTNKTLMNFRAAFALHMAAMKDAYDQGAKSYDFEGVVGTSDPNDPMYGQQNFKKSFGGDFLEFVGEFDCVFQTKKYRFWQAYDRVLRGLRRRYARFIMRYKK, encoded by the coding sequence ATGAAGTTTTTAGAATCCTTGGATAGAAAAATATTTGATGAATTTGCGATTCATTCTAACTTGAATCATTATTCGAAAACATCAAATTTCATAGATTTAGCGAAGCTTAATGGGTATACAGATGGAGATTTACTGGCGGTGAGCGACAATCAGGGAAATATACTAGCGACAGCGGTGATGGTGCATAAGAAATATAAAGCTTTACCAATTCAATATTCTTATTGCCAATATGGTTTTAATGTGGATTTAGAAAAGAAGGATGTACTTTATTTTTTATTGGAACATTTAAAAGAGTTTGCTAAGAAAAAAGGTTCTTGCTTCTTGCGTATCGATCCCAACGTTTGTCGTTTGGAACATGAAAAAGATGGTCGCCTAAAAGAAGGGGGCTTTAATCAAGAATGGTTCACTCAATTTTTAATTGAGCAAGGCTTTCATCATTTGGGGTATAACTATGGCTATGCTGGAAACTGGATGTCTCGTTTTACCTATGTCAAAGATTTGGATATGGAGTGGAAAGCTTGTTTAAAAAGCATCAAGCGTCAAGCCAATTATACAGCTAAAAATGCTGAACGATTGGTGGAAGTAAGAAAAGGAAGTAAACAAGACTTGTGGATTTTGGTACAAGCCCAACAAGAATTAGCGAAAAAGCTTGGCTTTTTACCGAAAAAAGAAGTTTATTTTGAACGTTTTTGGGATATTTATGAAGAGTATGCTCGTTTTTATGTGGTGAAAACCAATTATCATCAAGCAAAACTCTCTTTGGAGACTCAGTTACAAGAAGCGCGCCAGCATATATTAGAAATTAAAGATTTGCATAAAGTGGAAATCGAAAACAAACACATTCAAGCCCTGGAAAATGAAATCCAAGAGATTGTTGAAGCGGGATTAGATATCAATCAAGATGTTTATTTAGGGGCTAAATTTATTATCCAACAAGCTGAAAAAGTATGGAATGTGTACATGTACACCAATAAAACACTGATGAACTTTCGAGCGGCTTTTGCCTTGCATATGGCAGCCATGAAGGATGCCTATGATCAAGGAGCGAAAAGCTATGATTTTGAAGGGGTTGTAGGCACCAGCGATCCAAATGATCCTATGTATGGTCAACAAAATTTCAAGAAGAGTTTTGGTGGAGATTTCTTAGAGTTTGTGGGGGAATTTGATTGCGTTTTCCAGACAAAAAAATATCGTTTTTGGCAGGCTTATGATCGAGTTTTAAGAGGGCTTCGTCGACGATATGCCCGTTTTATCATGCGTTATAAAAAGTAG